One stretch of Arthrobacter polaris DNA includes these proteins:
- a CDS encoding dihydrolipoamide acetyltransferase family protein, translating into MSSEVDVQPQPSGQVFLLPDXGEGLVEAELVSWLVAVGDTVHIDQPIAEVETAKSVVEVPSPFEGTVATLHGAVGDALEVGKPLITIAPEGSPDREQEPAAARRGAGTWXGSGNVLIGYGSTGSSGPGRSRPAVRQAPLVISPLVRKLAQDHGIALADIQGSGSDGLILRADVEAVMGSEPERVQKIESVPAPKVGTGSGPADATTPASQGTGGESSGVLHQRTGLPVVSRTPLTGMKKAAAAALVRSRREIPDATVWVDVDATALVELRRGLKAKGAAPGLLAFVARFALAGLKRFPELTMQLESKDGQDTLVEFDGINVGFATQTSRGLVVPVLRNAQGRSARELDSAIRGLTDRALSAHAGPGELAGGTFTINNYGVLGVDGSAAIINYPEAAMLGLGRIMDKPWVVDGALCVRKMTELTLAFDHRVCDGAVAAGFLRFVADAMENPEGVLAEL; encoded by the coding sequence ATGAGCAGCGAAGTAGACGTACAGCCACAGCCGAGTGGACAAGTTTTCCTGCTTCCAGACTTNGGGGAGGGGCTCGTGGAGGCCGAGCTTGTTTCTTGGCTGGTGGCAGTGGGAGACACCGTGCACATAGACCAGCCCATCGCCGAGGTGGAAACCGCAAAGTCCGTGGTGGAAGTGCCCTCGCCCTTTGAGGGCACAGTGGCCACCTTGCACGGCGCCGTGGGCGACGCNCTTGAAGTGGGCAAGCCGCTGATCACCATTGCGCCGGAAGGAAGTCCTGATCGGGAACAGGAACCAGCAGCAGCGCGCCGAGGTGCCGGAACCTGGTNNGGGTCCGGGAATGTGCTGATCGGCTACGGCTCAACAGGGTCCTCAGGTCCCGGACGGAGCAGGCCAGCAGTACGGCAAGCACCCCTGGTCATTTCGCCATTGGTGCGCAAGCTGGCCCAAGACCATGGGATCGCGCTCGCAGACATCCAGGGCTCGGGCAGCGATGGGTTGATCCTGCGCGCCGATGTTGAAGCTGTCATGGGCTCGGAACCAGAACGGGTACAGAAAATAGAATCGGTGCCGGCACCGAAGGTNGGCACCGGAAGCGGACCTGCCGATGCCACCACACCAGCAAGTCAGGGAACAGGCGGGGAGTCATCCGGTGTTCTCCATCAACGCACGGGGCTGCCGGTGGTGTCCCGAACTCCGCTGACTGGAATGAAGAAGGCAGCGGCGGCAGCACTGGTACGCAGCCGCCGGGAGATTCCCGATGCCACTGTCTGGGTGGATGTGGATGCCACGGCGCTGGTGGAACTGCGCCGCGGCTTGAAGGCGAAGGGTGCGGCGCCGGGTTTACTGGCATTTGTTGCACGGTTCGCGCTCGCGGGNCTGAAGAGATTTCCGGAGCTGACCATGCAGCTTGAGAGTAAGGACGGGCAAGACACCCTGGTGGAATTTGATGGGATCAACGTGGGCTTTGCCACCCAGACCAGCCGTGGGCTGGTGGTGCCGGTGCTCCGCAATGCCCAAGGGCGTAGCGCCAGGGAGCTGGACAGTGCCATCCGCGGGCTCACAGACCGGGCACTGAGCGCTCACGCCGGGCCGGGNGAACTGGCAGGAGGCACGTTCACCATCAATAACTACGGTGTGCTGGGCGTGGACGGTTCGGCGGCCATCATCAACTACCCAGAAGCGGCGATGCTGGGGCTGGGCCGCATTATGGACAAGCCATGGGTGGTGGACGGGGCACTGTGTGTGCGGAAAATGACGGAGCTGACCCTCGCGTTTGACCACCGTGTTTGCGACGGCGCCGTGGCCGCGGGATTCCTGCGCTTTGTGGCCGACGCCATGGAAAACCCGGAGGGTGTGCTGGCCGAGCTCTAA
- a CDS encoding alpha-ketoacid dehydrogenase subunit beta yields the protein MTAAPVLTHSELAGVQQLTFAKALTLAMSDAMAADSSVLVFGEDVGTLGGVFRVTDGLTARFGEERCFDTPLAEAGIVGMATGMAINGMRPVVEMQFDAFAYPAFEQIVSHVAKMGNRTRGRVRLPLVIRIPYAGGIGGVEHHCDSSEGYYVHTXGLTVLTPSTVADAYILLRDAIASPDPVVFMEPKKLYFSKATVDLDALRSRYSPASERGGATATPSSIGRAAVVREGTDATLIAYGPSVAPALAAAETAANEGRSLQVVDVRSLVPFDDETISAAVRSTGRAVVIAEAPGFASMASEIAARIQERCFHSLAAPVLRVTGFDVPYPAPKLEKHYLPGVDRILDAVDRLQWEES from the coding sequence ATGACCGCCGCGCCGGTGTTGACTCACTCCGAACTTGCCGGTGTTCAGCAGCTCACCTTTGCCAAAGCCCTGACGCTGGCCATGTCCGACGCCATGGCCGCCGACTCCTCCGTGTTGGTCTTTGGCGAAGATGTTGGAACGCTCGGCGGGGTGTTCCGCGTGACGGACGGGCTGACGGCACGGTTTGGCGAGGAACGCTGCTTTGACACGCCGCTGGCTGAAGCGGGAATAGTTGGCATGGCCACCGGCATGGCGATCAACGGCATGCGCCCGGTAGTGGAGATGCAATTTGACGCCTTCGCCTACCCGGCGTTCGAACAGATCGTCAGCCACGTTGCCAAGATGGGCAACCGCACGCGCGGGCGCGTCCGCCTGCCGCTTGTTATCCGCATCCCCTACGCCGGCGGCATTGGCGGGGTGGAACACCATTGCGACTCCTCGGAAGGCTACTACGTCCACACCNCGGGGCTGACGGTCCTCACTCCCTCGACCGTTGCGGACGCTTACATCCTGCTCCGGGACGCCATCGCCTCCCCGGACCCGGTGGTGTTCATGGAACCGAAGAAACTGTACTTCTCCAAGGCCACGGTGGATCTTGACGCACTGCGTTCCCGGTACTCACCAGCCTCGGAGCGCGGCGGTGCCACTGCCACCCCGTCCAGCATCGGGCGTGCGGCCGTGGTCCGTGAAGGCACCGATGCCACGCTCATCGCCTACGGCCCGTCCGTGGCGCCAGCGCTCGCAGCCGCCGAGACTGCCGCTAACGAGGGGCGGTCACTGCAGGTGGTTGACGTGCGTTCCCTTGTCCCGTTCGACGACGAAACCATCAGTGCCGCCGTCAGATCCACCGGGCGGGCCGTGGTCATTGCAGAAGCACCCGGATTTGCCTCCATGGCATCTGAGATTGCCGCACGCATCCAGGAACGCTGCTTCCACTCGCTGGCTGCACCGGTGCTACGAGTGACGGGGTTCGATGTTCCGTACCCGGCACCAAAACTGGAAAAGCATTACTTGCCCGGCGTTGACCGTATTTTGGACGCCGTGGACCGGCTCCAATGGGAGGAATCATGA
- a CDS encoding thiamine pyrophosphate-dependent enzyme, with translation MSGRQGQYLLPSATPVQLIAPDGTAKXGSKYKENYPLPAPQTLLEGYGQLMLGRRINAQASALVRQGRMAVYPSSFGQEACQVAAYMALRRSDWLFATYRDTVAVMGRGVKPMEAFESLRGDWHSGFDPHHYNTALPTTPLATQLLHAVGVAHAAKLRGEDTVVLALCGDGATSEGDFHEALNFAAVFHVPVIFMIQNNQYAISVPLIHQSVAPSLAHKAIGYGMPXERVDGNDLAALLAVLGSAVERARNGGGPALIEAHTYRMEAHTNADDSTRYRSLEEVAQWXPXDPLXRLEKYLHDAGHLAPADTERFAVAAKEVAQQLRDGLNAPSAPDPLDMFRFVYSEPTPQLREQSRLLAAELAAADLATVSKGGLS, from the coding sequence TTGAGTGGGCGTCAAGGCCAGTACCTGCTGCCATCGGCCACGCCGGTCCAGCTGATAGCCCCGGACGGCACCGCTAAANAGGGCAGTAAATACAAGGAAAACTACCCTCTGCCCGCACCGCAAACCCTGTTGGAAGGGTACGGGCAGCTGATGCTGGGACGGCGGATCAACGCACAAGCCAGTGCCCTGGTGCGGCAAGGGCGGATGGCGGTCTACCCGTCGTCGTTCGGCCAAGAAGCCTGCCAGGTGGCGGCATACATGGCGTTACGTCGCAGTGACTGGCTGTTCGCCACCTACCGGGATACCGTGGCCGTGATGGGCCGGGGAGTGAAACCCATGGAGGCCTTTGAATCTCTGCGAGGGGACTGGCACAGCGGATTTGATCCGCACCACTACAACACGGCACTGCCTACTACCCCGCTGGCCACGCAGCTGCTGCACGCCGTGGGAGTGGCGCACGCGGCCAAGTTGCGCGGCGAGGACACCGTGGTGCTGGCGCTGTGCGGCGACGGTGCCACCAGCGAGGGCGATTTCCACGAGGCCCTGAACTTTGCCGCCGTCTTCCATGTGCCGGTGATCTTCATGATCCAAAACAATCAGTACGCCATCTCCGTCCCGCTCATCCACCAATCGGTGGCGCCATCGCTGGCTCATAAAGCGATTGGCTACGGCATGCCGNGGGAGCGGGTAGACGGGAACGATCTGGCCGCACTGTTGGCGGTGCTGGGCAGTGCTGTGGAGCGGGCTCGCAATGGAGGCGGTCCGGCGCTGATTGAGGCCCACACCTACAGGATGGAGGCGCACACCAACGCCGATGATTCCACCCGCTACCGCTCTCTTGAGGAGGTGGCGCAGTGGNTGCCANAGGATCCGCTTNTGCGGCTGGAAAAGTACCTGCACGACGCCGGACACCTGGCTCCCGCTGACACCGAACGTTTCGCTGTGGCAGCGAAAGAGGTTGCCCAACAGCTGCGTGACGGGCTGAACGCACCGAGTGCCCCGGACCCTTTGGATATGTTCCGGTTTGTCTACAGCGAGCCAACACCGCAACTGCGCGAGCAGAGCCGGCTGCTGGCCGCTGAACTTGCAGCAGCTGATCTTGCAACAGTTAGCAAGGGAGGCCTGTCATGA
- a CDS encoding Lrp/AsnC family transcriptional regulator, producing MEVSTPEPLDEVDRRIIAELTRDGRMSVSVVAENVHISRAHAYARISRLTSSGVLTKFTALVDPVKAGLKSSAYVTLKVSQHSWRELREELRAIPEVAHIALVGGDFDVILLVRAEDNQGLRRVIFDQLQSMAGVLDTQTFLIFEDLDNR from the coding sequence ATGGAAGTGAGCACNCCCGAGCCGTTGGACGAGGTGGACCGGCGGATCATTGCCGAGCTCACCCGCGACGGCCGAATGTCCGTGAGCGTTGTGGCCGAAAACGTGCACATCTCCCGCGCCCACGCCTATGCGCGAATTTCTCGGCTCACTTCCAGTGGCGTGCTGACAAAGTTCACGGCACTGGTGGATCCGGTGAAGGCGGGGCTGAAATCCTCAGCCTACGTGACGCTGAAGGTCAGCCAGCACTCCTGGCGGGAGCTGCGCGAGGAACTGCGGGCCATCCCGGAGGTGGCGCACATTGCGCTGGTGGGCGGCGACTTTGACGTGATTTTGCTGGTGCGCGCCGAAGACAACCAAGGGTTGCGCCGGGTGATCTTTGACCAGCTGCAATCCATGGCCGGAGTGCTGGACACGCAGACGTTCCTGATCTTTGAGGACCTGGACAACCGCTGA
- a CDS encoding CPBP family intramembrane glutamic endopeptidase: protein MLIPNRTPRPYLALILTTLGLIVFLAAVGTVSYLLDSPDTSXLAAAFIPLAIALGIFLSVRQSWRATGFRPVAKTYPGVLKAIVLVAALPIAVIVCSDGVNASRAAIIEFAGLALLVGFVEETIFRGILLRAFASHNAIVGFVATSIGFAVAHSAAAISPNQSIATTLNTIVFAFLFGVIASFLVRMTDSICPAIALHATFDFAGFVFHPAQPXITDLVSIVLAAALVVILILISRRHDQHVG, encoded by the coding sequence ATGCTCATACCCAACCGCACACCCCGACCATACCTCGCGCTCATCCTCACGACACTTGGCCTCATCGTCTTCCTGGCAGCGGTAGGAACCGTCAGCTATCTCCTTGATTCACCGGATACCTCCNCGCTTGCCGCCGCGTTCATCCCGCTCGCGATCGCCCTTGGCATCTTCCTTAGCGTTCGCCAGAGTTGGCGGGCCACCGGGTTCCGGCCCGTCGCCAAAACGTACCCTGGTGTACTGAAAGCAATTGTTCTGGTAGCAGCGCTCCCTATTGCCGTCATCGTCTGTTCGGACGGCGTCAACGCATCAAGGGCAGCGATCATCGAATTTGCTGGCCTTGCACTTCTGGTCGGATTCGTCGAAGAAACCATCTTCCGGGGCATCTTGCTGCGTGCATTCGCGTCGCACAATGCCATCGTAGGTTTCGTTGCCACCTCGATCGGTTTCGCCGTTGCACACTCGGCAGCCGCGATATCGCCTAACCAAAGCATCGCAACAACTCTCAACACGATTGTGTTCGCGTTCCTCTTCGGTGTCATCGCCTCATTCCTGGTACGGATGACCGACAGTATTTGTCCAGCGATCGCACTTCATGCAACGTTCGATTTCGCTGGGTTCGTATTTCACCCCGCTCAGCCANCGATCACCGATCTGGTCAGTATTGTTCTCGCTGCAGCCCTCGTCGTGATCCTTATCCTCATTAGTCGCCGCCACGACCAACACGTAGGTTGA
- a CDS encoding TetR/AcrR family transcriptional regulator: MSARSEEFADAALRIVARHGLHELSFRTVAREAGWSLGAVQKAFASKEELLHAALERAQSIVAGTFSAEPAKPTLQRWLVELVLATLPIDEERRAAVIVGVAFSDRAPFDEKIAATIRSADEAIRSQLVRLFAWRRAEGELCAQLDDDTLARTILAFSSGLAGQLLYDPRPFNAVEAMVTEVIASTVGRLCEE; encoded by the coding sequence ATGTCCGCACGTTCCGAGGAATTCGCGGATGCTGCACTCCGAATCGTTGCCCGCCACGGCCTGCACGAACTTTCATTCCGCACAGTCGCACGCGAGGCGGGCTGGTCCCTGGGCGCCGTACAGAAAGCATTCGCGTCGAAAGAGGAACTCCTCCATGCAGCCCTTGAACGGGCACAATCGATAGTTGCAGGCACTTTCTCCGCCGAACCAGCGAAGCCGACCCTTCAGCGGTGGTTGGTCGAGTTGGTGCTGGCCACCCTCCCCATCGATGAGGAGCGTCGTGCCGCGGTGATCGTCGGGGTCGCCTTCTCGGACCGCGCGCCGTTCGATGAGAAGATCGCGGCCACGATCCGCTCAGCGGATGAGGCGATCCGCAGCCAGCTCGTGCGTCTGTTCGCTTGGCGGCGCGCAGAGGGCGAACTGTGTGCGCAACTTGACGACGACACTCTGGCGAGAACGATCCTCGCGTTCAGCAGCGGACTGGCCGGCCAACTGCTTTACGACCCGCGACCTTTCAACGCAGTTGAGGCGATGGTCACTGAGGTTATCGCCTCAACCGTAGGCCGATTGTGCGAGGAGTGA
- a CDS encoding type II toxin-antitoxin system RelE/ParE family toxin, whose amino-acid sequence MSSYRIEFTTAAAKELRKLDSGIRRRILSGIAELEQDXRPAGCKXLAGESTAWRIRAGDYRILYEVVDNLLVVTVVRVAHRREVYK is encoded by the coding sequence GTGAGTTCTTACCGCATTGAATTCACCACTGCGGCCGCGAAAGAACTCAGAAAGCTCGACTCTGGAATCCGACGCCGCATTCTGTCCGGCATCGCCGAACTTGAGCAAGACNCCCGCCCAGCTGGTTGTAAANAGCTGGCCGGCGAAAGTACCGCTTGGCGGATTCGTGCTGGCGACTACCGGATACTCTACGAAGTTGTCGACAATCTTCTCGTCGTTACCGTGGTCCGAGTGGCCCACCGCCGTGAAGTCTACAAATAA
- a CDS encoding type II toxin-antitoxin system Phd/YefM family antitoxin, translating into MNTITSSVTIRALRDGLADAVGRASYGHERVQITKNGKPAAVLIGPDDFELLEQLEMFRDVAEYRAAKSADDGGRVSLSELRAELDA; encoded by the coding sequence ATGAACACGATTACTTCATCCGTCACCATTCGGGCACTTCGCGATGGTCTCGCTGATGCTGTGGGCCGTGCCAGTTACGGGCATGAACGCGTGCAGATCACGAAGAACGGCAAGCCGGCGGCTGTGCTTATTGGCCCCGATGACTTTGAACTGTTAGAGCAATTGGAAATGTTCCGTGATGTCGCTGAATACCGGGCAGCTAAGTCGGCTGATGACGGAGGGCGCGTCAGCCTGAGTGAACTGCGTGCTGAGTTAGACGCGTGA
- a CDS encoding type IV toxin-antitoxin system AbiEi family antitoxin domain-containing protein, with translation MEVLTKLEQLREIALDQHGFVTTGQAIDAGLGHADLSKLVARGRLERVAHGVYRVPQVAETDMDQYQLAVLWAGTAEACLSHETALAVRGISDINPDRIHLTVSRARRIRRGGGEQYIVHRADLEPREIIWWEGIRATSVPTAIRQCIETGVPTYLIKQALQEARGTSILQVNEHTRLGRMLKSRDDAEHTA, from the coding sequence ATGGAAGTGTTGACGAAACTAGAGCAATTACGCGAGATTGCCTTGGACCAGCATGGTTTCGTAACCACTGGCCAGGCCATCGATGCAGGGCTGGGACACGCTGACCTTTCAAAATTGGTCGCCCGGGGCAGGCTGGAACGCGTCGCCCACGGCGTATACAGGGTTCCGCAAGTGGCGGAAACAGACATGGACCAATATCAGCTCGCCGTTCTCTGGGCTGGAACCGCGGAAGCGTGCCTGAGCCATGAAACGGCCCTGGCCGTACGCGGCATCAGCGACATCAATCCCGATCGCATCCACCTCACCGTATCCCGCGCCCGACGGATTCGACGCGGCGGCGGTGAGCAGTACATCGTGCACAGAGCAGACCTTGAACCGCGCGAAATCATTTGGTGGGAAGGCATCCGCGCCACAAGTGTGCCCACTGCCATCCGCCAGTGCATAGAAACAGGTGTCCCCACCTACTTGATCAAGCAAGCCCTGCAAGAGGCCCGCGGTACGAGCATCTTGCAGGTCAACGAACACACCCGGCTGGGAAGGATGCTCAAATCCCGCGATGACGCAGAACATACAGCCTAA
- a CDS encoding nucleotidyl transferase AbiEii/AbiGii toxin family protein, producing MTQNIQPKNLASSLSALEPKTKAPTNARVLDGWISRAQDQLHTAGPRLGWLVASTVVIAALQRAVGNDDAPLFLLKGGTMLQYRLSGMSRTTTDVDGLVRGEIDEFLTRLDAALQEPWGPLTLERSEAETIIVPHKIVKPRRFDIKVSLKGKTWRKVKVEIAADEGEAGAQPERIAAPTLAGFGLPAPETLASISLRYQIAQKIHAASDPHDPPRFENDRARDVVDLLLLRELCEVSGSPSNAEIRDAVLDVFNVRAKEAIETNGIPRPWPVAITAHQHWTASYNSAAKSADVPLSLPEAVENTNGWLKLIDDAHSTPPGA from the coding sequence ATGACGCAGAACATACAGCCTAAGAACCTCGCTTCTTCGCTTTCGGCGCTGGAACCCAAAACCAAGGCACCGACCAACGCCCGCGTCCTGGACGGATGGATAAGCCGGGCCCAAGATCAACTCCACACAGCCGGNCCCCGCCTGGGCTGGTTGGTGGCATCAACTGTTGTCATCGCGGCCTTGCAGCGCGCCGTCGGTAATGACGACGCACCATTGTTCCTATTGAAGGGCGGAACAATGCTTCAGTACCGACTCAGTGGAATGTCACGGACCACCACGGACGTGGACGGGCTTGTTCGCGGCGAGATCGATGAGTTCCTGACACGGCTGGATGCGGCCCTCCAGGAACCGTGGGGCCCGCTAACCTTGGAACGCTCCGAGGCCGAAACGATCATCGTTCCCCACAAGATCGTGAAGCCTCGCAGATTCGACATCAAGGTTTCACTCAAAGGAAAGACATGGAGAAAGGTGAAGGTCGAGATTGCCGCAGACGAGGGCGAAGCCGGTGCGCAACCCGAGCGAATCGCAGCTCCCACCCTTGCAGGGTTTGGGCTGCCAGCACCAGAGACCCTGGCCAGCATCTCACTGCGTTATCAGATCGCACAGAAGATCCACGCGGCCTCGGACCCACACGATCCGCCGCGTTTCGAGAATGATCGGGCCCGAGACGTAGTGGACCTACTNTTGCTCAGAGAACTGTGCGAAGTTTCAGGAAGTCCATCGAATGCGGAGATTCGAGACGCCGTTCTCGACGTGTTCAACGTGCGCGCGAAAGAGGCAATCGAAACGAACGGCATCCCCAGGCCATGGCCGGTCGCGATCACCGCGCATCAACATTGGACTGCGAGCTACAACAGCGCAGCCAAGTCTGCGGACGTCCCGCTGTCTCTACCCGAGGCAGTCGAGAACACGAACGGGTGGCTGAAACTTATCGACGACGCCCACAGCACACCACCCGGAGCCTAA